One stretch of Shewanella sp. Arc9-LZ DNA includes these proteins:
- a CDS encoding CDP-alcohol phosphatidyltransferase family protein, with product MLDRFITPVIKPLLAPVVLLLDKKNVHPDQLTLVGFGLGMLAVPLLALQLWYGALFFIALNRIIDGLDGALARHQKHTSAAGGYLDICVDFLFYAAIPLGFALANPNENALAAAVLLTVFIGTGSSFLAFAIPAEKLNLPRPQFANKSFYFLNGLTEGTETIAFFVAFCLWPAYFPELAYSFAFLGAITIFTRIHGGYHTLKNHTVKKNTSVNQSQRGKST from the coding sequence ATGCTAGATAGATTTATCACCCCAGTAATAAAGCCACTGTTAGCCCCAGTTGTGCTGCTACTAGACAAAAAGAATGTCCATCCCGATCAGCTCACATTAGTCGGTTTCGGTTTAGGCATGCTGGCAGTGCCGTTACTGGCATTACAACTTTGGTATGGCGCCTTGTTTTTTATCGCACTGAATCGGATTATCGACGGACTCGATGGCGCCCTTGCTCGCCACCAAAAACACACCAGTGCCGCAGGTGGCTATTTAGATATTTGTGTCGACTTTCTGTTTTATGCGGCCATTCCGCTAGGATTCGCCTTGGCCAACCCTAATGAAAATGCCTTAGCCGCGGCAGTGTTGTTAACCGTATTCATTGGCACAGGCTCAAGCTTTTTAGCCTTTGCCATACCGGCCGAAAAGCTGAATCTGCCTCGACCACAATTTGCCAATAAGAGCTTTTACTTTTTAAACGGCTTAACTGAAGGCACCGAAACCATCGCCTTCTTTGTCGCATTTTGTTTGTGGCCGGCTTATTTCCCAGAACTTGCCTATAGCTTTGCATTTTTAGGCGCAATTACCATTTTCACCCGTATACATGGTGGCTATCACACTCTGAAAAATCATACGGTGAAAAAAAACACTTCAGTTAATCAATCTCAACGAGGTAAATCAACATGA
- a CDS encoding sterol desaturase family protein → MMDDISSIRLGAFLTILIIMLLLEFWLPARHLPNRANAPKPATRWVGNIGILVISAIAARMVLPIGLAGIALYCQQQQWGLFNYIALPDWASITISLLLLDLLIYWQHRLFHRVPLLWRLHKVHHADVHVDSTTALRFHPLEIIASIGVKALAIILLGVPASAVILFEILLNGLAIFNHANIRLSPRLERVVRTVLVTQILHRIHHSQIMCETNSNFGFSIVWWDRLFGTYSAKASKADEDIDIGLIEYQNAKQNAWLTGLLWMPFTHKK, encoded by the coding sequence ATGATGGACGATATTTCATCCATTCGACTCGGGGCATTTTTAACGATATTGATAATCATGCTGCTACTGGAGTTTTGGTTGCCTGCTAGGCATTTGCCCAATAGAGCCAACGCACCGAAACCAGCTACGCGTTGGGTAGGCAATATCGGTATATTGGTTATTTCAGCAATAGCAGCCCGAATGGTATTACCAATAGGATTAGCAGGTATTGCACTGTACTGTCAGCAACAACAATGGGGACTGTTCAATTATATTGCATTACCTGATTGGGCTAGCATCACCATAAGCTTATTGTTATTAGACCTGCTTATTTATTGGCAACACAGGCTGTTTCATCGTGTCCCATTATTGTGGCGATTACATAAAGTTCATCATGCTGACGTTCATGTCGACAGTACGACTGCGTTGCGATTTCACCCACTAGAAATTATCGCCAGCATTGGGGTTAAAGCATTAGCGATCATCCTACTAGGGGTACCAGCCAGTGCAGTGATCTTATTTGAGATTTTATTAAATGGTTTAGCCATATTTAACCATGCCAATATCCGACTATCACCAAGGCTAGAACGCGTCGTCAGAACCGTATTAGTAACTCAAATATTGCACCGAATTCATCACAGCCAAATAATGTGCGAAACCAACAGCAACTTTGGTTTTAGTATTGTGTGGTGGGATCGTCTATTTGGTACTTATTCTGCTAAGGCCAGTAAAGCAGACGAGGATATCGACATAGGATTAATTGAATACCAAAACGCGAAACAAAACGCTTGGTTAACAGGGTTGCTATGGATGCCGTTTACCCATAAAAAATAA
- a CDS encoding methyl-accepting chemotaxis protein: protein MIGFTQGLKTKIADLEHQLVTHKQQHSDELNQLQQTITQLSQQLNHSNSQSEYDTARANLQLLGATMLNDIRDTTLANSIKLDEEKQMLSELDKLFNQTHVAIGNLKKRAGHLNDHAEKSMATAAELSLSANGISSLVSSIQQISEQTNLLALNAAIEAARAGDAGRGFAVVASEVRQLASNAHDASANIEKLVATVIEQTEQIKNVVITNQTCSRDIAVSSEQIDQVVTDVLQSSGVMKRVIGEASMTAFLTTVKLDHSVWKSNVYSVLANKDLNASVNSHTECRLGKWYYKGEGQNFASLSSFKTIEQPHTTVHSAGKAAVIAMQSGNESTILAHLETMEQASINVVRAIDHLLTQSQQ, encoded by the coding sequence ATGATCGGTTTTACCCAAGGTTTGAAAACTAAAATAGCCGACTTAGAACACCAATTAGTCACTCATAAACAGCAACATTCAGATGAATTAAATCAATTACAACAGACTATTACGCAATTAAGCCAGCAGTTAAACCATTCTAATAGCCAATCTGAATACGATACCGCACGCGCTAATTTACAATTGCTGGGCGCAACAATGCTCAATGATATTCGCGACACCACCTTGGCAAACTCAATTAAGTTAGACGAAGAAAAACAAATGCTATCTGAATTAGATAAGTTATTTAATCAAACACATGTCGCGATTGGCAACTTAAAAAAACGAGCTGGGCATCTAAATGACCATGCAGAAAAAAGCATGGCTACTGCCGCAGAATTAAGTCTTTCGGCTAATGGAATAAGTAGTTTAGTTTCATCTATCCAGCAAATTTCTGAACAAACCAATCTACTTGCTCTTAATGCAGCCATTGAAGCTGCACGAGCTGGTGATGCAGGCCGTGGCTTTGCAGTGGTGGCAAGCGAAGTGCGCCAACTGGCCAGTAATGCTCATGATGCCAGCGCTAATATTGAAAAATTAGTCGCCACAGTTATTGAACAAACTGAACAAATTAAGAATGTAGTCATTACCAACCAAACTTGCTCTAGGGATATTGCTGTATCTTCAGAACAAATTGATCAAGTGGTGACTGATGTATTACAAAGCTCAGGCGTGATGAAACGAGTCATTGGAGAAGCCTCTATGACTGCTTTCTTAACCACGGTAAAACTAGATCACAGCGTATGGAAAAGTAATGTATACAGCGTGTTGGCAAATAAAGATCTAAATGCCAGTGTTAATAGCCACACTGAATGCAGACTTGGTAAATGGTATTACAAAGGCGAAGGTCAAAATTTTGCCAGTTTATCCAGTTTTAAAACTATCGAACAACCACATACAACCGTACACAGTGCAGGTAAAGCAGCTGTTATAGCCATGCAGTCGGGTAATGAGTCGACTATTTTGGCTCATCTTGAAACCATGGAACAGGCCAGTATCAATGTGGTTCGCGCAATCGATCATTTGCTCACGCAAAGCCAGCAGTAA
- a CDS encoding ATP-binding cassette domain-containing protein, with protein MQTFVSTANGSNTTSTSELTIDGLILRRQQQSLLSLSATIRGGEILTIMGPSGSGKSTLLNWLTGMLPAGFSAEGQLHLNGQNITTTASHLRHIGLLYQDPLLFPHLSVAGNIGFAMPPSPKAQRQAAISEALTLVGLGGLEQRDPQSLSGGQQARVALLRVLLSQPKAILLDEPFSKLDSQLRQETRQLVFDQIRQHQLPAIMVTHDQTDADAAQGKVISL; from the coding sequence ATGCAAACATTCGTGAGTACAGCCAACGGCTCAAATACCACCTCAACATCAGAACTCACCATTGATGGGCTGATCTTGCGTCGCCAGCAACAAAGCTTATTATCATTAAGCGCGACCATTCGTGGCGGTGAAATATTGACTATTATGGGCCCATCTGGCAGCGGCAAATCAACGCTATTAAACTGGTTAACTGGCATGTTGCCAGCGGGATTTAGTGCTGAAGGTCAGTTGCATTTAAACGGCCAAAATATCACCACAACAGCCAGTCATCTACGCCATATTGGTTTGCTCTACCAAGACCCATTATTATTTCCGCATTTATCCGTGGCAGGAAACATCGGCTTTGCCATGCCGCCAAGCCCCAAAGCACAGCGACAAGCCGCAATTAGTGAAGCGTTAACCCTAGTGGGTCTGGGTGGATTAGAACAACGTGACCCGCAAAGTTTATCTGGCGGTCAGCAAGCTAGGGTGGCATTGCTGCGGGTATTGCTTAGCCAACCCAAAGCCATATTATTAGACGAGCCCTTTAGTAAGCTAGACAGTCAGTTACGTCAAGAAACCCGACAATTAGTATTTGATCAAATACGCCAGCATCAGCTACCTGCCATTATGGTGACTCACGATCAAACAGATGCCGATGCCGCTCAAGGTAAAGTCATCTCACTTTGA